In the Oceanispirochaeta sp. M1 genome, one interval contains:
- a CDS encoding iron-containing alcohol dehydrogenase, which yields MTNLEKARDLLKQFKGDDYLFGAGVMSQVGDVAKKIGKKAIIIRDNFPGSDDFVAVIKKSLKDAGVEVVGEEAGARPNCPLEDLSRITDALKSSGADIIVSFGGGSTIDAAKAAEVLRTLGGEIEDYFGVGLVTKACEEKGIKLCPHIAIETVASSGAHLTKYSNITDVKSGQKKLVVDPAIVPSHPVFDYEVTYGLPMGVTMDGGLDGIAHCLEVYYSSVGTDSYETCQEIAEAGISLVVEYLPKVIADPKDTASRDALCLATDMGGYAIMVGGTNGGHLTSFSLVDVLSHGRACAIMNPYYSVFFAPAVEKELRIVGNIFKKYGYSSVNFESLSGRELGNAAAQAMFDLAKAINFPLTLGEVEGFSDKHVERALTAAKNPQLKMKLQNMPVPLNADLIDEYMGPILQAAKTGDLSLIKNL from the coding sequence ATGACAAATTTAGAGAAAGCAAGAGATCTGCTTAAGCAGTTTAAGGGTGATGATTATCTGTTCGGTGCAGGAGTTATGTCCCAGGTTGGAGATGTTGCCAAAAAAATCGGGAAAAAGGCTATTATTATCAGGGATAATTTTCCCGGAAGTGATGACTTTGTTGCCGTTATTAAGAAATCCCTGAAGGATGCGGGTGTGGAAGTTGTCGGTGAAGAGGCCGGTGCCAGACCTAACTGCCCCCTGGAAGACCTTTCAAGAATTACGGATGCCCTCAAGAGTTCCGGAGCCGATATAATTGTCAGTTTTGGTGGTGGATCTACTATCGATGCAGCCAAGGCTGCTGAAGTGCTCAGAACCCTGGGTGGAGAAATTGAAGACTATTTCGGAGTCGGACTGGTTACTAAGGCATGTGAAGAGAAGGGTATTAAACTCTGTCCCCATATCGCAATTGAAACTGTAGCCTCTTCCGGAGCTCATCTGACAAAATACTCCAATATTACCGATGTGAAGTCCGGTCAGAAAAAACTGGTTGTGGACCCCGCAATTGTCCCTTCTCATCCTGTATTTGACTATGAAGTTACCTACGGTTTACCCATGGGTGTCACTATGGACGGTGGACTGGACGGTATTGCACACTGTCTGGAAGTTTATTACAGCTCTGTTGGAACAGACAGCTATGAAACCTGTCAGGAAATTGCCGAAGCCGGTATCTCTCTTGTTGTTGAATATCTGCCTAAAGTAATTGCAGATCCTAAAGATACAGCATCCCGTGATGCCCTGTGCCTGGCAACCGATATGGGTGGATACGCCATCATGGTGGGTGGAACAAACGGTGGACACCTTACCAGTTTTTCATTGGTTGATGTACTGTCTCACGGTAGAGCCTGTGCCATCATGAACCCCTACTATTCAGTTTTCTTTGCACCTGCGGTTGAAAAGGAACTCAGGATTGTCGGTAATATCTTTAAGAAATACGGATACTCCTCAGTCAATTTTGAATCACTTTCCGGTCGGGAACTCGGTAACGCTGCAGCCCAGGCCATGTTTGATCTGGCAAAGGCCATTAATTTCCCACTGACTCTGGGTGAGGTCGAAGGTTTCTCTGACAAGCATGTTGAAAGAGCCCTGACCGCTGCCAAGAATCCTCAGCTGAAAATGAAACTTCAGAATATGCCTGTTCCCCTTAATGCTGATCTCATTGATGAGTATATGGGACCCATTCTTCAGGCAGCCAAGACAGGTGATCTGTCTTTAATTAAAAATCTCTAA
- a CDS encoding CidA/LrgA family protein, with protein sequence MIKLSREIILIALLLAAGILIGKLIPFPSSLSSMILLLLLLITGVFKEEYFTGGISDLILKNLAFFFLPPAVKVIDSLGILEGVWVKLVLIMLISNVLVMGVTGMVVQLFLKTEKDHD encoded by the coding sequence ATGATTAAACTAAGCAGAGAAATAATTCTTATCGCCCTGCTCCTTGCAGCAGGGATACTGATTGGGAAATTAATACCCTTTCCATCAAGCCTGAGCAGTATGATCCTCCTTCTACTTCTATTGATTACAGGAGTCTTTAAAGAAGAGTATTTCACAGGTGGAATCTCAGATCTGATACTGAAGAATCTCGCCTTCTTCTTTCTCCCCCCCGCAGTGAAGGTGATAGACTCTCTGGGGATACTCGAAGGTGTGTGGGTCAAACTGGTTCTGATTATGTTAATCAGCAATGTTCTTGTGATGGGAGTGACCGGTATGGTTGTTCAGCTCTTTCTTAAAACGGAGAAGGACCATGACTGA
- a CDS encoding LrgB family protein → MTEILNLLTDNIFFGVIITLAAYAAGKKINAMTGITVLNPFLIAMLSLMALILIVKIPLANYMKGASYLEQMLPVSIILLALPLYRQRAKLQSHKLPILAGITAGVLTSIVSTIVLCRLFNVDELLLRSLIPRSITTPLGLLMVKNINGISGITMIAIIFNGVSGVIIYAPVYALFRIHHPVAKGIAMGTTSHAIGTAKALELGELIGAMSGLAIVLAGLITVAAYPLINLILP, encoded by the coding sequence ATGACTGAAATTCTCAATTTACTGACAGACAACATATTCTTTGGAGTGATTATTACACTGGCCGCCTATGCCGCCGGTAAAAAGATAAATGCCATGACCGGGATCACTGTACTGAACCCCTTCCTTATCGCCATGCTATCTCTTATGGCCCTGATTCTAATTGTAAAGATTCCTCTGGCCAACTATATGAAGGGAGCCAGCTATCTGGAACAGATGCTTCCTGTCTCTATAATTCTGCTGGCACTACCCCTCTATAGACAGAGGGCCAAACTTCAGTCTCATAAGCTGCCGATCCTGGCAGGAATAACTGCAGGAGTGCTTACTTCTATTGTAAGCACCATAGTGCTCTGCCGCCTCTTCAATGTGGATGAACTTCTTTTAAGGTCACTGATTCCCCGCTCAATTACAACACCTCTCGGGCTGCTGATGGTTAAAAACATCAATGGAATCAGCGGTATAACAATGATTGCTATAATATTTAACGGAGTATCCGGAGTTATCATCTATGCACCGGTCTATGCCCTTTTCCGCATTCATCATCCTGTAGCCAAAGGGATCGCCATGGGAACCACATCCCACGCCATTGGTACAGCAAAGGCACTGGAGCTGGGAGAACTGATCGGCGCCATGAGCGGACTTGCAATTGTACTGGCAGGACTGATAACCGTGGCTGCCTATCCTCTGATCAATCTGATTCTTCCCTGA
- a CDS encoding sensor histidine kinase, with amino-acid sequence MRNLKKGSIRSHMIFYFSILFISAIGIISLSIYQYTSYSMTREILEYSTQIVDQKRRYIDSYFNRIENNLRIIGSNDTVITPMKDLREDNFADRLFYNREVSDFLVGIQKFNLEIKDYIILSNDGLVQYYTNASVRPDFRFLETEWFPHDLSRYTRVTFISSHPQGYYYDSGLNKGEVISAIIPVIDYMNTERTRLGMVLCNLKIQEIEAFNESVKLTGKTSLLVLDSNDRLIYSTIPAENNAILLENLLSHLKGRDKGHFMLNDGSRKMVAVFSSSEVTGWKIIALSPIEELLDYLENIRAFSIILIILCILLVYLTSVFISRRISEPIFRLMRKMEKVEKGDFDLKLYDPGYDEMEKLTGRIDLMVDRINKLNRDVYSRDLVNKDAKIKALQAQINPHFLFNTLQLIKSLAVCGKTAEMNHIVTLMGNMLRYATYDTEGTVPIKQEIEHVREYMQIQDYRYPGMVSLSLDCPENLASTMVPKFILQPIVENSIRHGFREESPGEVEIRITRKDEDIHIALIDNGTGMEKDNLEKIREHLNNENEMDTSSSIGLKNVHERLRLKYGSPYGLVCSSEPDKGCHVEITIPASWKRG; translated from the coding sequence TTGAGAAATTTAAAAAAAGGCTCCATTCGCAGTCACATGATCTTCTATTTTTCAATCCTCTTTATCAGCGCCATAGGTATCATCAGCCTCTCCATCTATCAGTACACATCCTATTCCATGACCCGGGAGATTCTTGAGTATTCCACCCAGATCGTTGACCAGAAGAGGAGATATATTGATTCCTATTTCAACCGGATAGAAAACAACCTGCGGATCATCGGCAGCAATGATACTGTGATTACTCCTATGAAGGACCTCAGAGAGGACAATTTTGCAGACAGGCTCTTTTATAACCGGGAAGTCTCGGATTTTCTGGTAGGGATTCAGAAGTTCAATTTAGAAATAAAAGACTATATTATCCTGAGTAATGACGGTCTGGTGCAGTATTACACCAATGCCAGTGTTCGTCCGGATTTTCGATTCTTAGAAACCGAGTGGTTTCCCCATGACCTTTCCCGTTATACCCGGGTCACTTTCATCAGCAGTCATCCTCAGGGATACTATTACGATTCGGGCCTCAACAAGGGTGAAGTGATATCCGCAATTATCCCCGTGATTGACTATATGAATACAGAGAGGACCAGATTGGGCATGGTGCTCTGTAATCTCAAGATTCAGGAAATTGAAGCCTTCAATGAATCCGTAAAACTGACAGGGAAGACATCACTCCTGGTACTGGACAGCAATGACAGACTCATCTATTCCACAATCCCGGCGGAAAATAACGCCATCCTCCTTGAAAATCTCCTTTCCCATCTTAAGGGCCGGGATAAAGGGCATTTTATGCTCAACGATGGATCCCGAAAGATGGTTGCTGTATTCTCCTCTTCAGAGGTGACAGGGTGGAAAATCATAGCACTGAGCCCCATAGAAGAACTCCTGGATTACCTTGAAAACATAAGGGCTTTTTCTATTATCCTGATAATCCTCTGTATCCTCCTGGTGTACCTGACATCTGTGTTTATATCCCGGAGGATCTCCGAACCCATTTTCAGATTGATGAGAAAAATGGAAAAAGTGGAAAAAGGGGATTTTGATCTGAAGCTGTATGATCCCGGTTATGATGAGATGGAAAAACTGACAGGCCGGATCGATCTGATGGTGGACAGGATCAATAAACTGAACAGGGATGTGTACTCCCGGGACCTTGTAAACAAAGATGCCAAAATAAAAGCTCTTCAGGCACAGATCAATCCCCATTTCCTGTTCAATACCCTTCAGCTGATCAAATCCCTGGCCGTATGCGGTAAAACAGCCGAAATGAACCATATTGTCACCCTCATGGGGAACATGCTCCGATACGCCACTTATGATACAGAAGGAACAGTCCCGATAAAACAGGAGATTGAACATGTCAGAGAATACATGCAGATACAGGATTACCGGTATCCGGGGATGGTATCCCTCTCTCTTGACTGTCCCGAAAACCTGGCGAGTACAATGGTACCCAAATTCATCCTTCAGCCCATTGTTGAAAACTCCATCCGCCATGGATTCAGAGAAGAGTCTCCGGGAGAAGTGGAGATCCGCATTACCCGAAAAGATGAGGATATTCATATCGCATTGATTGATAACGGAACAGGAATGGAAAAGGATAACCTGGAGAAGATCAGAGAGCATCTTAATAATGAAAACGAAATGGATACGAGTTCCAGTATAGGGTTGAAGAATGTCCATGAAAGGCTCCGCTTGAAGTATGGCTCACCCTATGGGCTGGTCTGCAGCAGTGAACCGGACAAAGGCTGTCATGTGGAGATAACAATACCTGCCTCATGGAAGAGAGGGTGA
- a CDS encoding response regulator translates to MKILFVDDEKWTLEYLELAIDWSSLGMEIVGKACNGREAIPLITEKEPDIAIVDIRMPVMDGLELMEWIKENRPFLKVIILSAYGEFEYAQKALSLRASGYLLKPLDETKMIKEIQRLSGLIESERSRKNNFVRMQVQLSESKQREKEQLLSRLLSPGADVQDILTELKKMDMDTENTCWYLLVISETEKGDGEIRNSVSECSGIDGRSIVFRKSPEEWVVLICCGNDQDYETFGQYSAEAISQNITEGDGTKPLIVVSECQYDLDTLNDAYQTIMKLINNRLFSPSERIITVSHSTSRDENSRLIEKVRLYMKNNYSRPIGLEDIAVDVGLSRNYLCYLFKKETGLNIWDYLTAHRIEEAKKLLHESNDKTYEVALKVGYETPGYFSKMFKKYVGTTPREYKSRL, encoded by the coding sequence ATGAAGATACTTTTTGTGGATGATGAGAAATGGACCCTGGAATACCTGGAGCTGGCAATCGACTGGTCCTCACTGGGCATGGAGATTGTCGGAAAAGCCTGTAATGGACGGGAAGCGATTCCCCTTATTACAGAAAAAGAACCGGACATTGCCATCGTTGATATCAGAATGCCTGTTATGGACGGCCTTGAACTGATGGAATGGATCAAAGAGAACAGGCCCTTTCTGAAAGTCATTATCTTGAGTGCCTACGGAGAGTTTGAGTATGCTCAGAAAGCCCTCTCTCTGAGAGCTTCAGGATATCTTCTGAAACCCCTGGATGAGACAAAAATGATTAAAGAGATACAGAGGCTATCAGGACTGATTGAATCAGAAAGAAGCAGGAAAAACAATTTTGTCAGGATGCAGGTACAGCTGAGCGAGAGCAAACAGAGAGAAAAGGAGCAGCTTCTCTCAAGGCTCCTGTCTCCCGGAGCCGACGTTCAGGATATATTAACGGAATTGAAAAAAATGGATATGGATACAGAGAATACCTGCTGGTATCTCCTTGTAATTTCAGAAACAGAGAAGGGTGACGGGGAAATACGAAACTCAGTTTCCGAATGTTCCGGTATAGACGGAAGGAGTATTGTATTCAGGAAAAGTCCCGAAGAGTGGGTTGTCCTTATCTGCTGTGGGAATGATCAGGACTATGAGACTTTCGGGCAGTACAGTGCTGAAGCAATATCACAAAACATTACAGAAGGAGACGGTACAAAGCCTTTAATTGTTGTAAGTGAATGTCAGTACGATCTGGACACATTGAATGATGCCTATCAAACTATTATGAAACTGATCAATAACCGGCTTTTCTCCCCTTCAGAAAGGATTATCACAGTATCTCATTCGACTTCCCGGGATGAAAACAGCCGACTCATCGAAAAGGTCCGGCTCTATATGAAAAATAATTACAGCAGACCCATTGGGCTGGAGGATATTGCCGTGGATGTCGGTCTGAGTCGAAACTACCTCTGCTACCTCTTTAAAAAAGAGACAGGTTTGAATATCTGGGATTACCTTACAGCCCACAGGATAGAAGAAGCCAAAAAACTCCTTCATGAATCCAATGACAAAACCTATGAAGTCGCCCTTAAGGTGGGTTATGAGACCCCCGGGTATTTCAGTAAAATGTTTAAAAAATATGTCGGCACCACTCCCAGAGAGTACAAATCAAGGCTCTGA
- a CDS encoding ABC transporter substrate-binding protein — translation MLRKIMTAVILLSFIAGGVFAGGQQDAAGEEAAVKVKIMGIGTEERMKSLMSYLNEELPEAAVEYQFVSNDQYDSILNTQLAAGQGPDLIEVGAQVKSLAQAGYLQDLSDQEFVDRYHESGLSPFRYKGGIYATPLLSWFEGIWYNKDIFAQYDLTPPASFDEWMDIHQTLQDNGVKPQIMGAKSWEPQMKQSIAMVLNEFYSDPANSNFDEAFNNGEAFMAESWTEIVESWSVIVDRGFITPEMLGIDYSRAQDEFASGKAAMWESGPWAEGDLKAKNPEGNFGMFPIPGLSKGTGWLVGGPGTAFAINADSKVKETAYAVLDKISSTTAQEILLEGNSSSSFLKGVKSDLGPEYSDCLDAFAEGNVYCPWNNWYSAQAIIMEYGKSMQEFIAGGKSINEVLQTVDAKAAEIQANR, via the coding sequence ATGTTACGTAAAATTATGACCGCAGTTATTCTATTGTCTTTCATCGCGGGAGGAGTCTTCGCAGGAGGTCAGCAGGATGCTGCCGGTGAAGAAGCAGCTGTAAAAGTAAAGATCATGGGAATCGGCACAGAAGAAAGAATGAAATCCCTGATGTCGTATCTGAACGAAGAACTGCCGGAAGCGGCAGTAGAGTACCAGTTTGTCTCCAATGATCAGTATGACAGTATTCTCAATACTCAACTGGCAGCCGGACAGGGTCCCGATCTAATTGAAGTGGGAGCTCAGGTAAAGAGTCTTGCCCAGGCGGGATACCTGCAGGATCTGAGTGATCAGGAATTTGTAGACCGCTATCACGAATCGGGTCTCTCACCCTTCCGCTATAAAGGTGGAATCTATGCCACACCTCTCCTCTCCTGGTTTGAGGGGATCTGGTATAATAAAGACATCTTTGCCCAGTATGATCTGACTCCCCCTGCTTCCTTTGATGAATGGATGGACATCCATCAGACACTGCAGGACAACGGTGTGAAACCCCAGATTATGGGAGCCAAATCCTGGGAACCCCAAATGAAACAGTCTATCGCCATGGTTCTGAATGAGTTCTATTCAGACCCTGCAAACAGTAACTTTGATGAAGCCTTCAACAATGGAGAAGCCTTTATGGCCGAAAGCTGGACGGAAATTGTGGAATCCTGGTCAGTCATAGTAGACCGTGGTTTTATCACTCCCGAAATGCTGGGTATCGATTACTCCCGGGCACAGGATGAGTTTGCCTCGGGTAAAGCGGCCATGTGGGAATCCGGTCCCTGGGCGGAGGGAGACCTTAAAGCCAAGAATCCTGAGGGGAACTTCGGTATGTTTCCCATCCCCGGTTTGAGTAAAGGAACCGGATGGCTGGTAGGAGGTCCCGGAACCGCTTTTGCCATCAATGCGGATTCAAAAGTGAAAGAGACCGCCTATGCTGTTCTTGATAAAATATCAAGCACAACAGCACAGGAAATCCTTTTGGAAGGTAATAGTTCCAGCAGCTTCTTAAAAGGTGTAAAAAGTGATCTGGGACCGGAATATTCAGATTGTCTTGATGCCTTTGCCGAAGGGAATGTGTACTGCCCCTGGAACAACTGGTACAGTGCCCAGGCCATCATTATGGAATACGGAAAATCTATGCAGGAGTTCATAGCCGGTGGAAAATCCATCAATGAAGTTCTGCAGACTGTAGATGCCAAAGCAGCAGAAATACAGGCAAACAGATAA
- a CDS encoding carbohydrate ABC transporter permease → MKNKMTLLKREMQYEVLLVPALIGYLIFFVYPVIGGFYFSLTSWSAYSREINFIGLENFIKLFHDKDILTGIRNTMIFAVLLTVFQNGLAIPLAVVLNRDLKSRNFLRMVFFAPSVLSILVVGYLWSFIMSSSDYGLLNNILESLGLARVNWLGNPNIALYSIIFTQVWQGCGWSMVIYLANLQSIPDDLYESAEIDGAGWFQQFLKITFPMLAPALTITCMIVMIGSFKAFDIVFAMTGGGPGHATETIGTILIQKGFTEGRYGYGSALGIVMFLFIAAISLIQLKYLKGREDKLQ, encoded by the coding sequence ATGAAAAATAAAATGACATTACTCAAGCGGGAAATGCAGTATGAAGTATTGCTTGTACCGGCTCTTATAGGATATCTGATCTTTTTTGTATATCCCGTAATCGGCGGTTTTTATTTCAGCCTGACCAGCTGGTCCGCCTACTCCCGGGAAATTAATTTCATCGGACTCGAAAATTTCATAAAGCTGTTTCATGACAAGGATATCCTGACAGGCATCCGGAATACGATGATCTTCGCGGTTCTGTTGACGGTATTCCAGAACGGTCTGGCTATTCCTCTGGCAGTTGTTCTGAACAGGGATCTGAAGTCCAGAAATTTTCTGAGGATGGTTTTCTTTGCTCCCAGTGTCCTGAGTATTCTGGTTGTGGGGTACCTCTGGTCATTTATCATGTCTTCATCAGATTACGGGCTGCTGAATAATATCCTGGAATCCCTCGGTCTGGCACGGGTGAACTGGCTGGGAAACCCGAATATAGCCCTGTATTCCATCATCTTCACCCAGGTCTGGCAGGGCTGCGGATGGTCTATGGTTATTTATCTTGCAAACCTGCAGTCCATCCCGGACGATCTGTATGAATCGGCCGAAATCGACGGTGCCGGCTGGTTTCAGCAGTTTCTTAAAATTACATTCCCCATGTTGGCGCCAGCCCTGACAATCACCTGTATGATTGTGATGATCGGCTCTTTCAAGGCTTTTGATATCGTCTTTGCCATGACCGGCGGCGGTCCGGGACATGCAACAGAAACCATCGGAACAATTCTGATACAGAAGGGATTTACAGAAGGACGATACGGATACGGTTCCGCCCTCGGAATTGTTATGTTCCTCTTTATCGCCGCAATATCCCTTATACAGCTTAAATACCTGAAAGGCAGAGAGGATAAACTGCAATGA
- a CDS encoding carbohydrate ABC transporter permease: MKEVAFKNKLVIRPFLSPIRSQKKWDMILEFFMIGLAAVMAIPVYYLLVTTFKTPAEAIAHPLGLPDRISFDIYIKAWKAMEYPKAFRNSFTITASSVFILVILSSMAAFPLARRNHRLNRILFFGILAGIMIPYHMALIPLYKLVISLKLMNTLIGVILIVSFTHVPFSIFLFTGFIRTIPAELDEAAYIDGCSVFRTFWSITFPLLRPAVATVIILESLGIWNDFLTPLLFLQGREKAVILLEVFRNIGQFSTDWTNLFPMMVLAIAPMLIFYMFMQKYIIKGIASGAVKG; the protein is encoded by the coding sequence ATGAAAGAAGTCGCTTTTAAAAATAAATTAGTCATCCGTCCTTTTCTATCACCCATTCGGTCTCAGAAAAAATGGGACATGATCCTCGAATTTTTTATGATCGGCCTGGCTGCAGTGATGGCCATACCAGTTTATTATCTCCTCGTGACGACCTTTAAAACTCCGGCAGAAGCCATCGCCCACCCACTGGGACTTCCCGACCGTATCAGTTTTGATATCTACATCAAGGCCTGGAAAGCCATGGAGTATCCCAAAGCCTTCCGAAACAGCTTTACCATAACCGCCTCATCAGTTTTTATCCTTGTCATCCTCTCCTCCATGGCGGCATTCCCTCTGGCCAGACGGAATCACAGGCTGAACAGGATACTGTTCTTCGGGATACTGGCGGGGATTATGATTCCCTATCATATGGCCCTCATCCCTCTGTACAAGCTGGTCATATCTTTAAAACTTATGAATACACTGATCGGTGTCATACTGATTGTCAGTTTCACCCATGTTCCTTTTTCAATATTTCTCTTCACCGGATTTATCAGAACAATACCCGCGGAGCTCGACGAAGCGGCCTACATAGATGGATGCAGTGTCTTCAGAACATTCTGGAGCATCACCTTTCCCCTCCTGAGACCGGCAGTAGCCACAGTGATCATCCTGGAATCCCTGGGCATATGGAACGACTTTCTCACTCCCCTTCTATTCCTTCAAGGCCGGGAAAAGGCGGTGATTCTGCTTGAAGTATTCAGAAATATCGGCCAGTTCAGCACAGACTGGACCAATCTGTTCCCCATGATGGTCCTGGCTATTGCCCCCATGCTGATTTTCTATATGTTCATGCAGAAATACATCATCAAGGGCATTGCCAGCGGAGCGGTCAAAGGATAA
- a CDS encoding DUF5054 domain-containing protein, whose translation MKKNSTIHVVFKTHLDIGFTATAENVIRDYMESFIPRALELAEEKRQDEGPDRFIWTTGSWLIHEFLEKSTPSMRKKMEEAILSGEIVWHALPFTTHTELMDPDLFKAGLSLSKRLDERFGKKTIAAKMTDVPGHCRAIIPLLAEAGVRFLHLGVNPASRTADLPPLFRWQSPEGSEVIVNYVSGYGRFTQLEGMKDHLYFAHAEDNQSPPSGTELSELFNALRKEYEHCRVKASTLDGYARRLLPFSQNLPVITKEIGDTWIHGAGTDPGKTAAFRQLCRLRKKWRDSGFSLTAPEIDSFSQRLLFIPEHTWGLDEKTHLKDYRNYSRIDFEAARMTSPDNIASSWKKMEQSWVEQRSYLEQSISCLSDSRMVKEAEDALQAIIPRRSSTDGYRAVNPPEIEQLGRFKVSFSPETGAVCSLVDTKTEKEWCNPGEQIGLFRYETFSAASYEEFQNRYTINRDETREWAVPDFSKPGMEDLDHLTHRFYQPLKPEFYLKENTGDICVLVKSIMPPEAVSEYGAPAEIQTTFRFTRDTGDLEVELLWFKKQANRMPEASWISFPMNPGDPQSWFMDKMGEEISPFDVIHNGNRALHAVQRGICYKGRDGQLKIESLDAPLVSPGRPRILEFDTKQPVLSEGFHFNLHNNLWGTNFPMWYKDDALFRFRLIFD comes from the coding sequence ATGAAAAAGAACAGCACTATACACGTGGTTTTCAAAACCCACCTGGATATCGGATTCACCGCTACGGCAGAAAATGTGATCCGGGACTATATGGAGAGCTTCATCCCCCGGGCCCTGGAGCTTGCGGAAGAAAAAAGACAGGATGAGGGGCCGGACCGATTTATCTGGACAACAGGGTCCTGGCTGATCCATGAATTCCTGGAGAAGAGCACTCCCTCTATGAGAAAGAAGATGGAAGAGGCAATTCTGTCCGGGGAGATCGTCTGGCATGCTCTCCCCTTCACAACACATACGGAACTGATGGACCCCGATCTGTTTAAAGCCGGATTGTCCCTGTCCAAAAGGCTGGATGAGCGGTTTGGAAAAAAAACCATTGCCGCAAAAATGACCGATGTCCCCGGACACTGCCGGGCCATTATCCCCCTCCTGGCTGAGGCAGGGGTCAGATTTCTCCATCTAGGTGTGAATCCCGCTTCAAGGACTGCCGATCTCCCGCCTCTGTTCCGGTGGCAATCTCCCGAAGGCAGTGAAGTGATTGTCAATTATGTGAGCGGTTACGGCCGCTTTACCCAGCTTGAAGGGATGAAGGACCATTTGTACTTCGCCCACGCGGAAGATAACCAGAGTCCTCCCTCGGGGACCGAACTGTCCGAATTATTCAATGCCCTTCGAAAGGAGTATGAACACTGCCGGGTCAAGGCGTCCACCCTTGACGGGTATGCCCGGAGGCTTCTGCCATTTTCACAAAACCTTCCGGTCATCACAAAAGAGATCGGAGACACCTGGATTCATGGAGCTGGAACTGATCCCGGAAAAACGGCTGCTTTCAGGCAGCTGTGTCGTCTCCGGAAGAAATGGCGTGACTCGGGGTTCTCCCTGACAGCTCCTGAGATTGACAGCTTCTCACAGAGACTGCTGTTTATTCCTGAGCATACATGGGGACTGGATGAGAAAACCCATCTGAAAGATTACCGGAATTATTCCCGGATAGACTTTGAAGCTGCCAGAATGACAAGCCCGGACAACATTGCTTCATCATGGAAAAAAATGGAACAGTCCTGGGTCGAACAACGCTCCTATCTGGAGCAAAGTATATCCTGCCTTTCCGATTCCCGGATGGTAAAGGAAGCGGAAGATGCTCTTCAGGCTATCATTCCCCGCCGCTCCTCAACAGATGGCTACAGAGCTGTTAATCCTCCCGAGATAGAACAGCTTGGAAGGTTCAAAGTATCCTTCTCCCCGGAAACCGGTGCTGTCTGTTCCCTGGTGGATACAAAGACAGAGAAGGAGTGGTGCAATCCCGGGGAGCAAATCGGATTATTCCGGTATGAGACCTTTTCGGCAGCATCCTATGAGGAATTTCAGAACAGATACACCATCAACAGGGATGAAACCCGGGAGTGGGCTGTCCCGGACTTCAGTAAGCCCGGAATGGAGGATCTGGATCACCTGACCCACAGATTCTATCAGCCGTTGAAACCGGAATTCTACTTGAAAGAAAATACCGGGGACATCTGTGTCCTCGTAAAATCCATCATGCCGCCTGAAGCTGTTTCAGAATACGGTGCTCCTGCAGAAATCCAGACAACATTCCGGTTCACCCGGGATACCGGAGACCTGGAAGTGGAACTGCTGTGGTTCAAAAAACAGGCAAACAGGATGCCCGAAGCCTCATGGATATCATTCCCGATGAATCCGGGTGATCCGCAATCCTGGTTCATGGACAAAATGGGTGAAGAGATATCACCTTTCGATGTGATCCACAACGGGAACAGAGCCCTTCATGCCGTTCAAAGGGGTATTTGCTACAAAGGAAGAGATGGCCAGTTGAAAATTGAGAGCCTGGATGCACCCTTGGTAAGCCCCGGCCGTCCACGTATACTGGAATTTGATACAAAGCAGCCTGTTCTTTCAGAAGGTTTCCATTTCAACCTGCACAATAACCTCTGGGGAACCAATTTCCCCATGTGGTATAAAGATGATGCTTTATTTCGGTTCAGACTAATTTTTGACTGA